One region of Rana temporaria chromosome 9, aRanTem1.1, whole genome shotgun sequence genomic DNA includes:
- the LOC120913767 gene encoding ankyrin repeat and SOCS box protein 12-like — MMLRYRGLEDDHMESQELHLAVSMDNPELLSKLLCKERYKKYLDSRSGWGVPMTPLRLAASNGSVECLNILLANGSEVDCLDVKAQTPLFAAVSAGHYECVRALLKAGANPRGSIHNNATPLLTAARDGNANILKELLDYGAEANVRANLANRATPNPSRTGPLYLAAVYGHLECFTSLLLHGADPNYNCPELQLTQNIKRPQSVLEICLKHRCERQFVKLLIDFGADLYLPNVHAMSLADSPSLKLIEREKGHPRSLMSQCRVTIRRLLKQMGKLHLIDQLEIPNSIVGYLQHHNS, encoded by the exons ATGATGCTAAGATACAGAGGACTTGAGGATGATCATATGGAAAGTCAGGAGCTCCATCTTGCTGTGTCTATGGACAACCCAGAACTCCTATCCAAGTTGTTATGTAAGGAGAGATATAAGAAGTATCTAGACAGCAGGAGTGGTTGGGGGGTTCCCATGACCCCCCTACGTTTGGCCGCTTCTAATGGCTCTGTGGAATGCCTGAACATCCTTCTGGCCAATGGCTCTGAGGTGGACTGCTTGGATGTGAAAGCCCAGACTCCCCTCTTTGCTGCTGTCAGCGCTGGTCATTATGAGTGTGTTAGAGCATTGCTAAAGGCCGGCGCCAATCCCCGGGGAAGCATCCATAATAACGCCACCCCTCTACTTACAGCAGCTAGAGACGGCAATGCCAACATTCTCAAGGAACTTCTTGATTATGGCGCTGAAGCGAATGTCAGAGCAAACCTGGCAAACAGAGCTACGCCCAACCCAAGCCGCACTGGACCGTTATACCTCGCGGCAGTGTACGGCCACTTGGAGTGTTTCACAAGTCTTCTTCTTCATGGTGCTGACCCAAATTACAATTGTCCAGAACTCCAACTTACCCAAAACATCAAGCGTCCACAGTCTGTGCTGGAGATATGTTTGAAGCACCGATGTGAGCGGCAATTTGTGAAACTACTTATTGATTTTGGTGCCGACTTGTATTTACCCAATGTGCATGCCATGTCATTGGCGGACAGTCCGTCATTAAAACTTATCGAGAGGGAAAAAG GCCACCCAAGGTCCCTTATGTCCCAATGTCGTGTGACAATACGGAGACTGCTTAAGCAAATGGGAAAACTACATCTTATTGATCAGCTGGAGATTCCTAATAGCATAGTGGGCTACTTACAGCACCACAACAGTTAA